The following proteins are encoded in a genomic region of Sphingobacteriales bacterium:
- the priA gene encoding primosomal protein N', with protein sequence METLHTYKQFVQVILPLALPRLYTYAVPDFLTGQLKPGCRVEVQFGRQKLYAALVHSVSNQPPLEYVAKPVLSVMDEQPIVTSGQLKFWEWLASYYMCTLGEVMQAALPAYFKLDSETYFVKNPSEEMDILNLPDDEYMIAEALNHQDAITVKDIIQILQKQTVSKPIKSLLQKKIMYVRETLNEKYTPKTDTFIALGDKYNAKGMPSKEAFDLVVKYPKQEAVLLSFMEFSKKNQSVKRSELLKKAGVSSEVLKSLVNKEIFTLQECVIDRIGKSGPDELTAFALSPEQTAALQEIKEHFQTREVVLLHGITSSGKTLVYIDLIKEQLQKGKQVLYLLPEIALTAQLIQRIEKIIGSIAVYHSKFNNAERVEIWNKVLSGETKVVLGARSAVFLPFQEIGLVIVDEEHDTSYKQYDPAPRYQSRDAAIYLAKQFNGKVVLGTATPSIESYANATAGKYGLVKLNNRYGDIQLPEINFISLTEANKKKQIVSGITFVLRDEIQQTLNNKEQVILFQNRRGYAPYLACSSCNWIPMCKNCDVSLTYHKFTNDLRCHYCGYTQSVVNTCKACGLNDMQQKGLGTERIEEDLKTMFPHANIGRMDYDTVRSKKGHEKIIEAFEEGAYDILVGTQMVTKGLDFENVSMVGVLNADALLFYPDFRAMERAYQLLLQVSGRAGRRGKRGKVFIQIGNIHHVMADYILNKSYEDFYMQQLQERQQYNYPPYSRLIQLTLKHKEIKTTIEAATKIAEYLNARYPGWVVGPNAPIIQKVNNLYLRDILIKIPKNHKELAIVKKDIQQSIQALYQFQSFKQLRVVVDVDCY encoded by the coding sequence TTGGAAACATTGCATACATATAAACAATTTGTACAGGTCATTCTGCCGCTGGCATTACCCAGATTATATACGTATGCTGTGCCTGATTTTTTAACCGGTCAGTTAAAACCCGGCTGCAGGGTGGAAGTGCAGTTCGGCAGACAGAAACTATATGCGGCACTGGTCCATTCGGTCAGCAATCAGCCTCCGTTGGAATATGTCGCCAAGCCGGTCTTGTCTGTCATGGATGAGCAGCCAATCGTCACTTCCGGGCAATTGAAATTCTGGGAATGGCTCGCATCATACTACATGTGCACACTCGGGGAAGTGATGCAGGCGGCGTTACCGGCTTATTTTAAGCTGGACTCGGAGACATATTTCGTTAAAAACCCTTCTGAAGAGATGGATATTCTGAATCTTCCGGATGACGAATACATGATTGCCGAGGCATTGAACCATCAGGATGCCATTACTGTCAAAGACATTATACAGATTCTGCAAAAACAAACCGTCAGCAAACCGATTAAGAGTCTGCTGCAAAAGAAAATAATGTATGTCAGGGAAACGCTGAATGAAAAATACACACCCAAAACGGATACCTTCATCGCATTGGGAGATAAATATAACGCCAAAGGAATGCCTTCGAAAGAAGCATTCGATTTGGTCGTAAAATACCCGAAACAGGAGGCCGTTCTGCTATCGTTCATGGAATTTTCCAAAAAAAATCAGTCGGTGAAGCGGTCAGAATTGCTAAAAAAAGCAGGTGTTTCTTCTGAGGTGCTGAAGTCTTTAGTCAATAAGGAAATTTTTACTCTGCAGGAATGCGTGATAGACAGAATAGGTAAATCAGGGCCGGATGAATTGACTGCATTTGCATTGTCTCCGGAACAGACAGCTGCCCTTCAGGAAATCAAAGAGCATTTCCAGACCAGGGAAGTGGTGTTGCTGCATGGCATTACTTCCAGCGGGAAAACATTAGTGTACATTGACCTGATAAAAGAACAATTACAGAAAGGAAAACAGGTATTGTACCTGCTGCCGGAGATTGCATTAACCGCTCAACTGATACAGCGAATAGAAAAAATCATCGGTTCGATAGCGGTGTATCATTCCAAATTCAACAATGCCGAACGGGTGGAAATATGGAATAAGGTGCTGAGCGGTGAAACAAAAGTGGTGCTGGGCGCCCGTTCTGCCGTCTTTCTCCCTTTTCAGGAAATCGGTTTGGTGATTGTCGATGAAGAACATGACACTTCCTATAAGCAATACGATCCGGCACCCCGCTACCAGAGCCGTGATGCCGCCATTTATTTGGCCAAACAATTTAACGGAAAAGTGGTATTAGGTACCGCTACGCCAAGCATAGAAAGTTATGCGAATGCAACAGCCGGAAAATACGGGTTGGTAAAGCTGAATAACCGCTACGGCGATATACAGTTGCCTGAAATAAATTTTATCAGTTTAACGGAAGCTAACAAGAAAAAACAGATAGTTTCCGGTATCACTTTTGTACTCCGCGATGAAATTCAACAGACATTGAACAATAAAGAACAGGTTATACTTTTCCAGAACAGGAGAGGATATGCGCCTTACCTTGCCTGCAGCAGCTGCAACTGGATTCCGATGTGTAAAAATTGTGATGTGAGTCTGACGTATCATAAGTTTACGAATGACCTGCGCTGTCATTATTGCGGTTATACGCAAAGCGTCGTAAATACCTGCAAAGCCTGTGGTTTGAACGATATGCAGCAGAAAGGATTGGGTACGGAGCGCATTGAAGAAGATTTGAAAACGATGTTTCCGCATGCCAATATCGGCCGGATGGATTATGACACGGTTCGCAGCAAAAAAGGACATGAAAAAATTATTGAAGCGTTTGAAGAGGGAGCCTATGATATTTTAGTGGGAACGCAAATGGTGACGAAGGGGCTGGATTTTGAGAATGTAAGTATGGTGGGTGTGCTGAATGCCGATGCTTTGTTGTTTTATCCGGATTTCCGGGCGATGGAACGCGCGTATCAGCTGCTGCTGCAGGTGAGCGGCCGTGCCGGCAGGAGAGGCAAACGCGGAAAGGTGTTCATACAGATTGGCAATATCCATCATGTGATGGCGGATTATATCTTGAATAAAAGCTATGAAGATTTTTATATGCAGCAGCTGCAGGAAAGGCAGCAGTATAATTACCCTCCGTATTCAAGACTGATTCAGCTGACGCTGAAACACAAAGAAATAAAAACTACCATAGAGGCGGCCACTAAAATTGCCGAATACCTCAATGCCAGATATCCCGGCTGGGTGGTAGGTCCGAATGCACCGATTATCCAGAAAGTTAACAACCTGTATCTGCGCGATATACTGATAAAAATTCCCAAAAACCATAAGGAACTGGCGATTGTCAAGAAAGATATACAACAGTCGATTCAGGCATTATACCAGTTTCAGAGTTTTAAGCAGTTGAGAGTGGTGGTGGATGTGGATTGTTATTGA
- a CDS encoding DinB family protein: protein MNSKEDIKEALISIFDELNGYLKTVDDATFKKTINGKWSIAQNTDHLTLSNFITNLSLNIPKVVLKQLYDTNNRTCQNYDEVVWRYQRSLSGGAKATFPFQPKISMVPIRFLVEKLWENSAKELLQSLDSWTEEELDTYLIPHPIIGKITVRELLFFTVYHIQHHLNTIQSIH, encoded by the coding sequence ATGAACTCAAAAGAAGATATCAAAGAAGCGCTGATATCCATTTTTGATGAATTAAATGGATACCTGAAGACGGTAGATGATGCCACCTTTAAGAAAACTATAAACGGAAAATGGAGCATTGCACAGAATACAGACCACCTGACCCTATCCAATTTCATCACCAATCTTAGCCTTAATATACCGAAAGTGGTTTTGAAGCAATTATATGATACCAACAACCGCACCTGCCAAAACTACGATGAGGTGGTATGGAGATATCAGCGAAGCCTGAGCGGAGGTGCAAAAGCGACTTTTCCATTTCAGCCAAAAATAAGCATGGTACCTATTCGATTTCTGGTGGAAAAGCTTTGGGAGAATTCTGCAAAAGAATTATTGCAATCCCTGGATTCCTGGACAGAAGAAGAATTGGACACCTACCTGATTCCGCATCCGATTATCGGAAAGATTACCGTGCGGGAATTATTATTTTTTACCGTTTACCATATTCAGCACCACCTGAATACCATTCAGTCAATACATTAG
- a CDS encoding sugar transferase, translated as MHKNADKGVYAYLLSDYFAALAGWCCFFIFRKTYIEHIALGLDELIHDKKFIFGIFFIPVFWVIYYFFSNTYTKMLKKSRLQEIYKTALQSFVGGIILFFSLMLNDLIQGYKDYYYLFFGFIVLHFFCTVVFRLSVLTILKHQIANGTVFIPTLLIGTKENCEKIEQDINSSKVKLPYRIVQKQELDNGTFRIHPVNIYYEDVILALGSVSTQLMESTIISFLNQEKTVQILPDELDILSGKFKTQSIFGSPLIEIPTALIQPWQRVAKRGIDLFASLFGLLFLSPLLMAIGWKVKKSSAGPIFFRQERVGLNGKLFSIIKFRSMVLNAENGIPQLSSENDERITPFGKFIRKYRIDELPQLWNVLRGDMSLVGPRPERKYFIDQIIQTAPQYQLLQRVKPGITSLGMVKFGYASSITEMLQRMRYDLLYIENISLLMDFKILIYTVLILWKGKGK; from the coding sequence ATGCACAAAAATGCCGATAAGGGCGTATATGCTTACCTGTTGTCAGACTATTTCGCAGCACTTGCCGGCTGGTGTTGTTTTTTTATTTTTCGTAAAACATACATTGAGCATATTGCATTAGGTTTAGATGAACTGATCCATGACAAAAAGTTCATATTCGGTATTTTCTTCATCCCTGTCTTCTGGGTGATTTATTATTTTTTTTCCAACACCTACACGAAAATGCTGAAAAAGTCGAGGCTGCAGGAAATCTATAAAACAGCCTTACAGTCATTTGTCGGCGGAATCATACTCTTTTTCAGTTTAATGCTCAACGACCTCATACAGGGATACAAAGACTACTATTACCTGTTCTTTGGATTTATCGTATTGCATTTCTTTTGCACTGTGGTATTCAGGTTAAGCGTCTTAACGATACTGAAACACCAGATAGCTAATGGAACAGTTTTTATACCGACACTCTTAATTGGCACCAAGGAAAATTGTGAAAAGATAGAACAGGATATCAATTCCTCTAAGGTCAAACTTCCCTATCGGATTGTTCAGAAACAGGAACTGGATAATGGGACTTTCCGTATACATCCGGTTAACATATATTACGAAGATGTCATTCTCGCACTCGGAAGTGTTTCGACGCAATTGATGGAAAGTACCATCATCTCATTCCTGAATCAGGAAAAAACGGTGCAGATATTGCCGGATGAATTAGATATCTTATCGGGAAAATTTAAGACGCAAAGCATCTTTGGTTCGCCGTTGATAGAAATCCCGACAGCGTTGATACAACCCTGGCAGCGAGTCGCCAAACGTGGTATTGACCTATTTGCCTCTCTTTTTGGATTACTATTTTTATCACCGCTGCTTATGGCAATCGGATGGAAAGTCAAAAAGTCATCCGCCGGTCCTATTTTCTTCCGTCAGGAAAGAGTGGGGCTGAACGGCAAATTATTTTCCATCATCAAGTTCCGTTCAATGGTGCTGAATGCAGAAAACGGAATTCCACAGTTATCCTCCGAAAATGACGAACGCATCACACCTTTCGGTAAGTTCATCCGAAAATACCGCATAGATGAACTACCACAATTATGGAACGTACTCAGAGGCGATATGAGCCTTGTTGGCCCCAGACCTGAAAGAAAATATTTCATTGACCAGATTATTCAGACAGCCCCTCAATACCAGCTCCTGCAACGTGTAAAACCAGGCATCACCTCGCTGGGAATGGTAAAATTCGGCTATGCTTCCAGCATTACAGAAATGCTGCAACGCATGCGGTATGACCTGCTGTATATAGAAAACATTTCACTATTGATGGATTTTAAAATCCTGATTTATACCGTTTTGATCTTATGGAAAGGAAAGGGGAAATAA
- a CDS encoding tetratricopeptide repeat protein yields the protein MKKSAAAKKPAIQSKTTEPVTKVSVGPAFDYTKWFPWIAAAFAFLLYINTVNHGYVLDDDTVMAKNTIVTKGIKAIPEIMTSAYRKGAWDRQESLYRPLSLIFFAIEWQVAPNQPIVGHLINILFYALSIYLLYLLLQQWMPQRHSLVILSATILFAVHPLHTEVVANIKSRDEILGLLFAILAFQSFHKYAVTTQIKDLALGSICFLLAVLSKESAITLFAVVPLSMYFFNAMDYKKLLIVMIALLVGVAIYFILRKIALGSLVNFNKIDVLNNSLVAAENPADRIATAVMLVGYYLLLFIFPHPLSFDYSLNTFPTITFSDYRFMMTMGVLFFLLFYILKNFRKKGVIVFGILFFGITLSIVSNIFLLIEATLAERFLFLPSLGLCLAVVFLMEKAFLFSVGKEASFANIFREYKWMVVLMGFILLLFSVKTVSRNADWKDNLTLFTADKEHNPKSYRVLSAYAFEFTKQKIIPLPENNPDKLLNCREAVSYLTQSLAIIPDNFKAWNLLAYCQSQLKDYPQVIHAFENGIPFYKNEPDKIKFYIMGVNAYYYTGNYSKATETCRTALQMEPNNAVLLNCLGMSLTETNQREEAFNALTKSAQLDSKEPDVWYNIGNWYAKGGDFASAIKNYSKTLQLDSNHINAMNNTGNCYAVLKQYEKAISCFEKIIQLNPGNKDAIRNMAATHSNLGNKEKAQEYLNTLQSLP from the coding sequence ATGAAGAAATCAGCTGCAGCTAAAAAACCGGCTATTCAGAGCAAAACCACTGAACCGGTAACGAAGGTGTCCGTCGGACCTGCATTTGATTATACAAAATGGTTTCCGTGGATAGCTGCCGCATTTGCCTTCCTGCTATACATCAATACGGTGAATCACGGGTATGTGCTGGATGACGACACGGTAATGGCAAAAAATACGATTGTAACGAAAGGTATAAAAGCCATACCGGAGATCATGACCTCTGCCTATCGAAAAGGCGCCTGGGACCGCCAGGAAAGCCTTTATCGTCCTCTATCCCTAATCTTTTTTGCTATTGAATGGCAGGTTGCCCCCAACCAACCAATAGTAGGGCACCTTATCAATATACTTTTTTATGCGCTTAGCATATATCTTCTGTATCTGTTATTGCAACAATGGATGCCGCAAAGACATTCTTTGGTTATTTTGTCGGCAACCATACTTTTTGCAGTACATCCCCTACATACAGAAGTAGTCGCCAATATCAAAAGCCGTGATGAAATCCTGGGGTTGCTGTTCGCCATACTCGCATTTCAATCTTTCCATAAATACGCCGTCACTACACAGATAAAAGATCTGGCGTTGGGAAGTATCTGTTTCCTGTTGGCCGTATTATCCAAGGAAAGCGCCATCACACTCTTTGCCGTTGTTCCGTTATCCATGTATTTTTTCAATGCTATGGATTACAAAAAACTACTGATAGTGATGATTGCATTACTGGTTGGTGTTGCAATCTATTTCATCCTCCGTAAAATAGCCTTAGGCAGTTTAGTGAATTTCAATAAAATTGATGTACTGAATAATTCTCTGGTTGCGGCTGAAAACCCGGCTGACAGAATCGCTACGGCAGTTATGCTGGTGGGGTATTACCTGTTGCTATTTATCTTCCCGCATCCGCTGAGTTTTGATTACTCCCTGAACACTTTCCCGACCATCACCTTCAGTGATTACAGATTCATGATGACTATGGGGGTCCTGTTCTTTTTATTGTTTTATATTCTTAAAAACTTCAGGAAGAAGGGTGTGATTGTATTCGGGATCCTGTTTTTTGGCATTACGCTTTCCATCGTTTCCAATATTTTTCTTTTAATAGAAGCCACTCTCGCAGAACGATTTTTATTTCTGCCTTCACTGGGATTATGCCTTGCCGTTGTATTCTTAATGGAAAAAGCATTCCTGTTTTCAGTCGGTAAAGAGGCGAGCTTTGCCAATATCTTCCGGGAGTACAAATGGATGGTTGTTTTGATGGGTTTTATCTTATTACTCTTTTCTGTAAAAACCGTAAGCAGAAATGCGGACTGGAAAGACAACCTTACATTATTTACTGCCGATAAAGAACACAATCCGAAAAGCTACAGGGTTTTGTCCGCCTATGCATTTGAATTCACTAAACAGAAAATCATCCCGCTTCCGGAAAACAATCCGGATAAGTTATTGAATTGCCGGGAAGCCGTCAGTTATTTAACTCAAAGCCTTGCCATTATTCCGGATAATTTCAAGGCATGGAACCTGCTGGCTTATTGTCAATCCCAACTGAAAGACTATCCGCAGGTTATTCATGCCTTTGAGAATGGTATTCCATTTTACAAAAACGAACCCGACAAAATAAAATTCTATATCATGGGAGTCAATGCCTATTACTACACAGGCAATTATTCAAAAGCAACGGAAACCTGCCGTACCGCCCTGCAAATGGAACCCAACAATGCCGTCTTGTTAAATTGCCTGGGTATGAGTTTAACGGAAACCAATCAGCGGGAAGAGGCATTCAATGCATTAACAAAATCTGCTCAACTGGACAGCAAAGAACCCGATGTATGGTACAATATCGGCAACTGGTATGCGAAAGGAGGCGACTTTGCTTCTGCAATCAAAAATTATTCGAAGACACTTCAACTGGATAGTAATCATATTAATGCCATGAACAATACCGGAAATTGCTATGCTGTGCTGAAACAATACGAAAAGGCTATAAGCTGTTTTGAAAAGATAATTCAACTGAATCCCGGCAATAAAGACGCCATCAGAAACATGGCGGCAACCCATTCCAATCTGGGGAATAAGGAAAAAGCGCAGGAGTACCTGAACACATTGCAATCTTTGCCGTAA